A DNA window from Plasmodium brasilianum strain Bolivian I chromosome 12, whole genome shotgun sequence contains the following coding sequences:
- a CDS encoding protein phosphatase PPM3, whose product MLIKNDGSFISLSEDHKPYNKKEKERIDKIGGFVENGRILGYIGVSRSFGDKKYKRSSSPYNPHETMITCIPDIKIFYANSDDILLLGCDGIFEMLSWNDVAKYSFECINRYTLSDAVINIIDYALLSGSKDNITIQIIKFFNDEVENFHFREMLIPSVYIHNEKVSKYEFYGQFLNKYNINDKNMINNLMENCTEIKEKCYSIEPFLKEIRENKNAHIILNRRNNKKIKYLTLPILQEDLETNNVFNKMDQDDFNNMREFFREFDRKVEITKC is encoded by the exons ATGCTAATAAAGAACGACGGTTCATTTATTTCGTTAAGTGAAGATCATAAAccttataataaaaaagaaaaggaaagaatTGATAAAATAGGAGGATTTGTTGAAAATGGTAGAATACTTGGATACATTGGTGTGTCAAGATCATTCGGGGACAAA aaatataagaGGTCAAGTTCTCCGTATAATCCGCACGAGACGATGATAACATGCATACctgatataaaaattttttatgcaaATTCTGATGATATTTTGCTTTTAGGATGTGATGGAATATTTGAAATGCTTTCATGGAATGATGTGGCAAAATATAGTTTTGAATGCATCAATAGATATACGTTAAGTGATGctgtaattaatattatagatTATGCCTTATTATCAGGGTCTAAGGATAATATAAcaattcaaataataaaattttttaatgatgaGGTAGAGAATTTCCATTTTAGAGAAATGTTGATACCAAGTGTATATATCCATAATGAGAAAGTatcaaaatatgaattttatggacagtttttaaataaatataatataaatgataaaaatatgatcaACAACTTAATGGAAAATTGTACtgaaattaaagaaaaatgttattCTATTGAaccatttttaaaagaaatcagagaaaataaaaatgcccATATCATATTGAATAGACGGAATAACAAgaagataaaatatttaacattGCCTATACTACAAGAAGATCTTGAAACAAATAACGtttttaacaaaatggaTCAGGATGATTTTAATAACATGAGAGAGTTTTTTAGAGAATTCGACAGAAAAGTTGAAATAAcgaaatgttaa